From the genome of Streptomyces sp. V1I1, one region includes:
- a CDS encoding transglycosylase SLT domain-containing protein has translation MSRISVRGFAVASATAVTTVGAVVGVASGNTQPSGDNLEAAAADGTLLADIPVGQQAQVQVSSLTQQADAQAAAADAAAKKSAEEAARIQAAKTAKAKKEAAEDEAEREREAAEARANRDAVRDASSFSAQSSYTVAEVKAIARQMVPADQFQCFSNIVNHESTWNYRAQNPSSGAYGLVQALPGSKMSSAGADWQTNPATQIKWGLNYMNSRYDSPCGAWSFWQANHWY, from the coding sequence GTGAGCCGGATCTCGGTCCGGGGATTCGCCGTGGCATCTGCCACTGCGGTCACCACCGTCGGCGCCGTAGTGGGCGTTGCGTCGGGCAATACCCAGCCCTCGGGGGACAACCTCGAGGCAGCGGCAGCCGACGGGACGCTCCTCGCAGACATACCCGTGGGCCAGCAGGCCCAGGTTCAGGTCTCGTCCCTGACGCAGCAGGCCGACGCACAGGCCGCTGCGGCCGACGCGGCCGCGAAGAAGTCCGCCGAGGAAGCCGCCCGCATCCAGGCCGCCAAGACCGCCAAGGCGAAGAAGGAAGCCGCCGAGGACGAGGCCGAGCGCGAGCGGGAGGCCGCGGAAGCGCGCGCCAACCGTGACGCGGTGCGCGACGCTTCGAGCTTCTCCGCGCAGAGTTCCTACACTGTCGCCGAGGTCAAGGCGATCGCACGACAGATGGTCCCCGCCGACCAGTTCCAGTGCTTCAGCAACATCGTGAACCACGAGTCCACCTGGAACTACCGCGCGCAGAACCCGTCTTCCGGCGCGTACGGTCTCGTCCAGGCACTGCCGGGCTCGAAGATGTCTTCGGCCGGCGCCGACTGGCAGACCAACCCGGCGACCCAGATCAAGTGGGGCCTCAACTACATGAACAGCCGCTACGACAGCCCCTGTGGCGCGTGGTCGTTCTGGCAGGCCAACCACTGGTACTAG
- a CDS encoding AI-2E family transporter, translating to MSTLPGWLAGLGAGLTRISERLDERREAAADELADVPDDVMPARDSVPPPPAYAPTVAARPDPVVAIPWGIRVAAEAGWRLLVLAGTLWVLMRIISAVQLVVLAFVAALLVTAMLQPTVARLKNLGLPRGLATAVTAIAGFVIMGLVGWFVVWQVMDNLDNLSDRVRDGIEELKRWLLDSPFHVTESQINDIAKNLSDTIGTNTEEITSAGLQGVTVMVEILTGILLAMFSTLFLLYDGKRIWEWVLKLVPAQAREGVAGAGPRAWRTLTAYVRGTVIVALIDAIFIGLGIYFLDVPMAVPLAVFIFLFAFIPLVGAVVSGALAVVVALVTQGVFTALMVLIVVLAVQQLEGHVLQPFILGRAVRVHPLAVVLAVAAGGLTAGIGGAVVAVPLVAVTNTVVGYLRAYGKEQALRSTPPPSAPAVEVAPTPAPASQPE from the coding sequence ATGTCGACACTGCCAGGATGGCTCGCCGGGCTGGGCGCCGGTCTGACCCGGATCTCGGAGCGCCTGGACGAGCGCCGTGAGGCCGCGGCGGACGAGTTGGCCGATGTGCCCGATGACGTCATGCCCGCCCGGGACAGCGTCCCGCCACCGCCCGCGTACGCGCCCACGGTCGCGGCCAGGCCAGACCCGGTCGTCGCGATCCCCTGGGGCATCCGCGTCGCGGCCGAGGCCGGCTGGAGGCTGCTCGTACTGGCAGGCACGCTCTGGGTGTTGATGCGCATCATCAGTGCCGTACAGCTGGTGGTCCTCGCCTTCGTCGCCGCGCTGCTCGTCACCGCGATGCTTCAGCCCACCGTGGCCCGGCTGAAGAACCTCGGCCTGCCGCGCGGGCTCGCCACCGCGGTGACCGCGATCGCCGGCTTCGTCATCATGGGCCTGGTCGGCTGGTTTGTGGTCTGGCAGGTCATGGACAACCTCGACAATCTCTCCGACCGGGTCAGGGACGGCATCGAGGAGCTCAAGCGCTGGCTGCTCGACAGTCCCTTCCATGTCACCGAGTCCCAGATCAACGACATAGCGAAGAACCTCAGCGACACCATCGGGACCAACACCGAGGAGATCACCTCGGCCGGTCTGCAGGGCGTGACGGTGATGGTCGAGATACTCACCGGGATTCTGCTGGCGATGTTCTCCACGCTCTTCCTGCTGTATGACGGGAAGCGCATCTGGGAGTGGGTGCTCAAGCTGGTCCCGGCGCAGGCGCGTGAGGGAGTCGCCGGAGCCGGGCCGCGTGCCTGGCGCACGCTGACGGCCTATGTGCGCGGCACGGTGATAGTGGCTCTCATCGACGCGATCTTCATCGGCCTCGGCATCTACTTCCTCGATGTCCCGATGGCCGTACCGCTCGCCGTCTTCATCTTCCTGTTCGCCTTCATCCCGCTGGTCGGCGCGGTCGTCTCGGGCGCGCTCGCGGTCGTCGTCGCGCTGGTCACGCAGGGCGTGTTCACCGCTCTGATGGTGCTGATCGTCGTCCTGGCCGTACAGCAGCTCGAGGGCCATGTGCTGCAGCCCTTCATCCTGGGCCGCGCGGTGCGGGTGCATCCCCTCGCCGTTGTCCTCGCCGTCGCGGCGGGCGGGCTGACCGCCGGGATCGGCGGCGCGGTGGTGGCGGTGCCGCTGGTGGCGGTGACCAATACGGTCGTCGGCTATCTGCGCGCGTACGGCAAGGAGCAGGCCCTGCGGAGCACGCCGCCGCCCAGCGCGCCGGCGGTCGAGGTCGCGCCTACTCCGGCGCCGGCGAGTCAGCCGGAGTAG
- a CDS encoding Uma2 family endonuclease has translation MSAAAVEHHMPCDDDEPPTLLETANQLMEQNPGYRVEIIGGVVTVAPPADGRHANALTTLMIPFLAAGLHGEETRVLQAIGLWLPTGPEDYAIPDLVVVDADLDEHLIENNCYDPACFRIALEVTSSNYNNDLKNKVAAYAEAAIPVYMIVDRKNDRVHLLTDPVPGESTYENHTLHARGHQVTLPDSIGAKVTLDVTALLQAGERKARAATPADSPAPE, from the coding sequence ATGTCTGCCGCAGCAGTCGAGCACCACATGCCTTGCGACGACGACGAGCCGCCGACCCTGCTCGAAACAGCCAACCAGCTCATGGAGCAGAACCCCGGCTACCGCGTCGAGATCATCGGAGGCGTCGTCACTGTGGCCCCACCAGCAGACGGCCGTCACGCCAACGCACTGACCACCCTTATGATCCCCTTCCTTGCGGCAGGCCTGCACGGCGAGGAGACCAGGGTGCTTCAGGCCATCGGTCTCTGGCTGCCGACCGGACCGGAGGACTACGCGATCCCCGACCTCGTCGTGGTGGACGCCGATCTCGACGAGCACCTCATCGAGAACAACTGCTACGACCCGGCCTGCTTCCGCATCGCGCTGGAAGTCACCTCCAGCAACTACAACAACGACCTCAAGAACAAGGTCGCCGCATACGCCGAGGCAGCCATCCCGGTCTACATGATCGTCGACCGCAAGAATGACCGTGTTCACCTGCTGACGGACCCTGTCCCCGGCGAGTCCACGTACGAGAACCACACGCTCCACGCGCGGGGCCACCAGGTCACCCTGCCCGACTCCATCGGCGCCAAGGTCACCCTCGACGTCACGGCACTTCTACAGGCCGGCGAGCGCAAAGCCCGGGCAGCTACTCCGGCTGACTCGCCGGCGCCGGAGTAG